The following DNA comes from Magnolia sinica isolate HGM2019 chromosome 18, MsV1, whole genome shotgun sequence.
TGCTGAATTTTGGGACATAGGCCATGGTGCGGTGCATCAAAATGCATGGGTCTGATGCCAACTAAAAAATCACGGTAGGCCCACACATCTCAAAGGGAGAATCTTTAGCTGCGAAAGTGCATTTCAGCGATGGCGTCATCATCCCATGTGGTCACAAAGAATCACATCTATCTGAATTTCCTAACCTTCCCATCATAAAGAATGCCAAAGATGCATCAATCATACATTGGCAAAGTATTAGGGTTATACTCGTGTACACACCACACCATACACGCGCACTTGAGCTTCAATCTATATCCAAAATGGTGGCCCACTTCTAAATGAGGCAACGAAAGGTCAAATGATTAGGACCATTTGACCAATTTCATATCACATTCATGATGGGACCGTGATATGGACAGGTGAATCCCAATATTGTTCAAAAAGCACAGTTTACAAATCTGAGAAAGTCCCAATATTAGTGACTAAGGTCCTCTAATCATGATATTTTTGTGACATAGTCCATCATCTCTTGTTCCCAATAGACCAGTGCTTTGGATTACCCAAGCATGAGCCTACCAATCacaacttaaaactgaagtatgtGCTGTAAAGTGTCGTGTCGAAAAAATCCCTCTTCTTTGTTGCAAGCAATTAACCGATGGTTGTTATGGTATGTCTCCATCTGTGTAAATCTGACTAATTCTAGAACATACTGTGGCTAATACATAGTCTCACAATCAGATTTGTTGAATAATCTTAGCCTCTCTGATTTGTGGATACTTGTTTCTTGAAATCTGATCATTGGTTATTTttcattttgaccatccaataaatgtccagcaatcAGATGGTCACATAATCAAATTGGGCTCACAATTTGAACGGATCGATATGAATTACTTTTATGCCTTTGTACACAATTTCTAAGTGAGTTCTaattgcctgcatatcatccattacACTCTCCTAAAGTGTCAAAGTTTCTTATCTATAAAAAATTGTTCTATGCAGTGCGTAAAAcatccaagctctgtggggcacaccatattgCATATGTgaaatttacttgattttttttttttaaacattaaGTGATAACACTTATGTTCACCATACGTATGAAACATCATCctgataaaaaatttaaaaaaaaaaaaaaaactcaaatcggCCACACCaacgggaacaatgtaaaattgtgcCTAAAAAACCTTTgagttcatgtggtgtggcccacttgagttattgCGCCTAAAACCTCCTAAGTTCGTGTGGTGTGGCcgaactgagttttggatcatgctgatttttgtatcttccctTCACCCAATGAGTgacacccgatgaacgggtttgaCAAAAGATACTAAGTGTAGTGAATCCACACACAAACCTGTGTTTGGTGTCCCATCTCCTTTGTTCCCTGTGGTGCGACCCATCATTGAGCCTAGGGTACAATTTAAAGTAATCGAATGGATCCAATTCACCTCTTAAATTTGAATAATTAACTGATCATACTCTGTTAACTATTAActaaaaatttgacaactaattCCAATAATTGAAATAATGATCGAGTGCAATAATTATGGGAGTCCAGTGGTAGAAGTGTTTGGCATGGCGCCTATAAGAATGAAAATATGGGATCCAACCTGTGAattacatgaggcccaccatgaaagtCGGACACCCCCaataatcaggccaatccaaccatcacatgAGCCACAACATGAATTTGGTGGTTTTTGGATGGTTGCCCATTGTTTCCTTGGGTAGGGTTCACCATcttgtttatataccatctaaccCGTGAATTTCATGAGCTCCTCCACAATGATGGTATTTCAAAAAATCAGGCCTgtacaatcattaggtgggccacaccatagaaaataatggacatCCAACCAAAAACCTCCAATTCACGTGATGGCTCCCATGATGTTTAGATTGGCCTGTTTTTTGGGGCACCCAACTGTCAGGAATTGAGGATGGGCTGATTATGcaggacaggttggatgttatacacgaCACACCGATCGGCCCATGCATAGTCCTTCTAGAATGACCTACAAGGATGCGTACATGGACTTTGTAGTTGGAGATGAACCTGCTTCTCTATAAAAAGGTAATTTCATTGTAGTGGTTATTTGATGGTCTAGCAGCTTATAATATGCTTCATACACTGGCACCCAGAAATTTTACACTTTGCATTATTTAATTTAACTAGATAAATTGTGCTGCACACTCTATGTAAGTTGTAGTTCCAAAATCAGATCGGTTTAACTGTCCCACCCTCTGATTCAGGATACATGCTTGTTGAAATATGATCGTTAAATGCTTTTCATGTTTAAACGTCTGATAAAAGCCAACCAATCTATTTAGATGATCAAATAAGtgtgatttttggttcatgatacatctaaactggataTCATAATTTGAACTggttattttcaaaattttaagtcaTGTGTGCAATTTATAAAAAATTTGGAAGTGCTtgcgtatcatccaccacactaCCTGACCATAAAATTTTTCTTTACCTCGTGAGCTTTGTTGTACCACTGTGactggaatcctctacaacactgACATACACACTGGGTAAAACATGAAAGCTTGTGGGGCCCGCTATATTGTAcatatgaaatctactccgtccatcaggtgagaaccctTATGGTGACCGTACATACAAAATGTTATCCTGCTAAAAGAacacaggccgcaccaatgggaacaatgtaaatttGCACCTAAAGCGTCTTAagtcatgtggtgtggcccacctgaatttggaCCAGGATGATTTTTGTATCTACCTTCATCCTAGTAggtcacacctgatgaatgggcctGATGAAATATGcataccatggtggccccacaaacaGACATGGTTGGGTCCCATTCCCATTATtccttgttgtgtggcccacctgagttgtggatctggATATTTTTTTGGCCCCGGAACCTAGGATTAAGAactctacctgatgaatggagtagatgcCACATGAACAATAGTCAATATGGCATTATGCGGGCCACgtatgaatttggaggtttttggatggttgtccattCTTTTCtatcgtgcggcccacctaatgatttatACTCCTGAGGTTTAGAGAATCCCATAATCATGTGGGTCTCAtgtaatgaatggcttggatggcatatacacaacatggtagGATCCACAAAGAAAACCatggacaaccatccaaaaacccCGAAATTCACATGGTGGCTTCCATTATGGTTGGACCGGCTTGGTTTTTGGGGTGTCCAACTTTCATGGTCAGTTCAgcttgatggacagcttggatgccaCACAcacccaggtgggccccatgcatggaGAAACTGGCGTAGCTTCCTACACATTTAGTCTTGTGAGATATGGGTTGTAGGTAGTTGGTTGTTTTTTCCCCCCAATTAAataggggtattttagtcatttaaaAGTTCTAAAACACTaaattatattttcttttatatagtAGTATAGAAATGAAAACAGAATGGtaactttgagatttttaaaGTGCATGACGGTGATGCATTCTCTGGTATCTGTGATattattgatgatatcaatacacaTTTCCATCTCCCAGGACTCCAATACATGTAAAGATAACAATATTTTGAACACGGGTTGGAATTGAGGACCTGATCTTTTTGGAGGTGTGGGAAAAGATTTCTGATCTTTCCCGACTTGAGATTTCCTTCCAAAATGTATCTGGAAGCTAATTACACAGCAGGCCATTAGCCAAGGATGGAGCTTTCTATGAGATAATTGCTGATAATTGGGTCTCTATCTTGCTCTTGAAAATTTGTGCTTTTCTCTGATTTGCGCTGTGCATATTGTTTCTTTTCCCTGATTAGTAAATTATGTTCATTTAAactatataaaatatttttatttaatataaaaaaattgaaaattctacaaATACTTTTTGTTGCTTATTTGATTCTTGTCTGTGGACAGCTTTGTCTGGTATTTGCACATGGTGTTCTTCTCTCTGTTGTATTGCTATCATGATTTTTTCCTTGCATGggcaagcttcttttttttttttctgatgttTCTGTGGAACTACTCTACATATGTTTTCTTCTCTTTGGATAATCTGGCCATTGGTTCCTATCTATTGTTAATCTAAgggtccttttaaaaaaaataatatatttctttATCATATTAACCTCCTTGTATATGCTATTGTGGTAACTCATGCCAtttttggaggtttttttttatttttatttttatttttattttataaaagctAATGGCTAATGTATTTTTCATATTGTTCATGACTGGTCAGTTCTGGTGTCCGCATAACTGGGCCATGTTCTTAAAGGGATTCATATAATTACATTTCAATTCTGTGCATAAATTTGTCATTGCTTGCACCATGTGCTCCTCTCTTTTACCTTCTATTTTGTCAGCGCGCCTATGTGACCAGTGTATTGATCTTGAGCTTATTTCTCATTTATTTGGTTTCAGTTTCAGTGAAAACATTATCACCGATCCTGGTTTTGTGGATATATTTCCAGCCTCACGAATTCCAAAACATATGCAACATCTTCTTAAGCCCATTTATCGCACCATGTCTGGTGCATCAAAGGAACCACTAGGATCAAGAGATATGGTAAAAGAAAAGGGATTCCGTGTGACAACAGATCCGGGTACTCTATCCTCTATACTGAAATGGGCATCAGATGCTGAGGTACCTCTGGTGTAGTTCGCTTGTTATATTTGTCTTAAGTTGATGTCTTCCTCTATCTCTTAATAgtaatcttatttttttttaaaatagcaaTATGATGCAGGACCATTCGATCATCCAATGGGAGATCACAAGTGGTCCCATTGCTGGTTGATTGAAATTCATGGCCATCCACAACTGTCCAATCGAAAATCTGGGCCACTTCAGAAGCCCAAATCAAGCTAATGAAAGATACGTACCCTATCAATGGTCCTGTCGAATGATCTCGACAAGATCAATGGTCCAAttgacatgtgggccccacaaggttaATCTGATGGCTAAAAAATAACCATTGTTTGGACTGGGATCTACAAGTCCAACTGGGTACTGTAAACACCTTTATATACAAACCATATAGATTTTTGTGAGTTCCTACAACTATATGGGCCATATACACCATATGGCTAGGTATATATCCAATAGTCTCGTAGAGATATCTGGTGAGTAGAACCCTTCATTTAGTTTCATTTAGCATCTCTTTTTAGTGCAAGTTTGAGACGATTTAGGAATATTTCTTTTTTGTGGGCCAATAGGATTGAAGTATtggcttcttttatttttaggagTTGTATAAAGCTATATATACATAGCCATTGTACAGATCTAGATTGATTATATGATTAAATGAAAGCTTTTTGCTTCTTTCTGTTCATATCCAGTTTCAAATTTTTAACCGTGGCTATATTGTTCATTttgtttttttctccttttttttcatGTTAATTCAAGTTCTTGGAATATTTTGGGATTTCTTTACAGGTCAGGAAACAATCATACACATCAGGAAATTCAGTTCCGCGTGCGAACCTTGGTGTCCTTGATAAGCTTATTGCAGCTCGTCATGAGCTTGCAGAGGTTACATTTCCTTCACTTCAACCCGTCATTCAATATCTTTAGTTTTGAAAGTTTGGCGATTTTCCACAATTTCTGTGTTAAATCAAAATTGAAAATCTGTTCTCTAAGCTGATTCTTTTATGTTATAAAccagtaattttttattttattttattttgttgttgtctTTTGTGTGCAGATAATGGGGTATAAATCTTACGCTCAATTTGCAGTTCATCCAAATATTGCATCATCACCAGAGGTTGTGATGCCCTTTTTGCTTGATTTAAGCAAGATTGTTAGGCATAAGGCTGATGAGGTAAATTTGCGTCCTTTCTTGGGTGTAGTTTTGATCTTTTTCCCAATTTTTTCAGTTGTAGTAGTGTGAAGTTTTTCTGGTACTTTCTGGATGTCTTTTTTCCCTTTGTAGGAGTTTAAGGCAATTAGGGATTTCAAGAGGAAAATATGCAATGAAGATTGTGCAGACTTGGAGCCATGGGATGAAGCTTATTTCATGGGAATGATGAAGTCTTCTACCTTCAACTTAGACTCCTCCGTAAGTTGAACCATTGTTGTTGAACTTTACCTGCTTTCTTGTGGCACAACTCCTTGCGTGACTTGAGCCTTAGTTGTCTTTTTCTCAAATGCGTTTCATTTCCTGATCTTGAAGTTGTAACTTGGTGTTGAATTGTTGAAACATTCAATTCATTTCCCCCCTGCAACTATTGTTTTCATTACTTCTTTGAGCAGGTTGTAGCATCATATTTTCCCTTATCACAATGCATTGAGGGTTTGAAAGTGCTGGTCAAATCATTGTTTGGTGCAACATTCCGTAATATCCCTCTTGGACCGGGTGAATCTTGGCATCCAGATGTGCTTAAAATGTCACTCCATCATCCTGAAGAGGTACATAAATTTCTTGATAAAAAAACTCCTAAGATGTGacttttgatgaaatgacttgatTAAGAATCTCCAAGAGGTACACGAGAGACTATAAATTAATGCCAAGAGAACATGGGAGAGTTGACACATCCTTATCCACTTTCATTGCCATTTTGATGTTCTTATCTTAGTTGAAGAGAAgtttacacacgcacgcacgcacacaaaaATGCTCACCTGTGCGCATCTtttacacacgtgtcatgggcaccaaatccaaatggtccacgtgatgtgacatcccatgaaaccctcagGGCCCAAattttagcctgatccaaaactctggtgggccatagcaaaaggaaatagtttcctcccttgatttgcctctcgcTTTGCCATCGCCCACcacagttttggatcaggctaaaatTGGGCCCCCTGAGGTTTCGGgggatgccacatcacatggactgttcggatttggtgcccatgacatgtgtgcaaaggtgcgcaaatgagcatctctctctctctctctctctctctctctctctctctctctctccctatatatatatatatatataggaaatggtactatgaggtcgagctttgtggtccccatcttgatgtgtgatgGGCATCCATGCTGTATCTGAAactcggtgggccataccatctaaaaccatgggGAATTAtgcttaaaacatctaaaagcacttggtggggcccaccgaactttGGAATGGCCTAAACTTAGGTGTGACCCCTCGTCGAAGTGGGACACACACGATGGAAATATGCATACATGGCTGACACGATTTGTCCAAAATACTAGTGAAATATTTTAGAGGACAGCACCACTAGTGCAAATGAGAAACATATGCATATATTGTGATATGATTTGTAACCATAGATGCTGGAAGACTCAACAGctattatttgttttattttatttaagtgtCTGTACTCCACTGGGTGCTATGGAAGCAGAGATGTCAAAGGTAGCTCATGGATTATTATGAATAGTAGTCATCCATGTTTGTTGCTTTTGTTCCTTATAAGATGGGTCACCCTTTAAAAGAAGAAATGTATACCATCTCCTGCTTCATTGTGGATTTGGGCCTGGGAACAGGCTCTACATCTTCCTGATCTCCAAGAGTGACGGAGTTGATTTTTAAATTATGGCAGGTAGGTGTTGTCTCTAATGGGACAACTTTTTTTTATTAACAGCACGCAAGTCGCAAAAACTAGTGTGACCCCCTACATATCTGGAAGTGTTTCAAAGAAAAACCCTGCTtcaccatttttttattttttattttatgtttttcaaGGGGGCTGAGACTATTTTCCCTGGGCAGAAACTAAAGCAAATGACATACTGGAAAGCAAATGACATACCGGCATCATCCAATCATGCCCTTACAATATCAGTGGCTATTAACTAGATAGGCTACTTTGCAGAGATTGTATTATCATTCTAATTACTGTGATCTTCAGTCCTTAATGAGGATTTATTTGTCTAGTATATCTACATTTGTTTTGTTATATTCATGCTTGACTTGAGGCTTTGTATGTGTACTCTCAGGGCGATTTGGGGTATCTGTACCTTGATTTGTACTCTAGGAAGGGCAAGTATCCGGGCTGTGCTCATTTTGCCATTAAAGGTGGGCGCCGACTATCTGAGACAGAATATCAGCTTCCTGTATGTTCATATCTTTTTTCAAACTCGattaagtttttctatttggTCCTTGTTTTAACTCTTTTCCATAATTCATGACTGCGATATGTTGATAGTATTACACATAGAGAAAGGTGTTAGGGAGGGGAGGGAGGaaggtattaaaaaacggttacATGATGGTAACAGTGGTAACCGTCCGTAACGCGATACAGGGCCATAATGACCGTTAAGGAAAGAATGGCCTGTAATGGCTGAGacaggttttttaaaaaaaaaataagaggcCGTGATGGCCGTATAGTAATGGTAGTGGCAATGGCCATTAAGGCCATTGTTGCTGTTATGGAATACCATGGGAGGGGGGTGGTTTGTTTGACAAAATTATCTAGacaaccctttttttttctccaaaGTTTTTTGTTTGATTACATCCTCAGAAGTATAGTTTCACAGCCATCCTAACTGGATTATGGGCAATTTAGGAGTTATCTATTGGCTGTGGAGTTCATGCTAATCCGGTGTCTCTACAGAATTCACACTGGACTAGGTTCATTTGGACTGGATGTTATGTTAAACCACCTTGCATGACTATGTTTTTCTGAGTTGACCTGTTTTAAGCTTACATTGTCTAACAGTATATGCTGAAAGACTGCCCAATGTTAGTAGATTGCATGTCGATGTAAAGACTCCCCAATGTGAGTAGATTGCAAGTTGATGTCGCATTTACTGTATTTGTCAGTCGGACGGTACCTGGTCATCTTTATGAATTTACTGTTACGAGAGTATCTTTATGAATTTACTATTTTAATATGTTGTTGGTATTTCATGAACCAACAGATTCATGTCCAGTTTTCTTCTATTGATTGATGAGCGCATATTTAAATTAGCCATCAAATTTCATTGGGTTATGTGGCTAGGTTGTAGCCCTGGTCTGCAACTTCTCTGCTTCACCTGGGTCATCAACTGCAAGGCTTAATCACTGGGAAGTGGAGACTCTTTTTCACGAGTTTGGACATGCTCTTCATTCGCTGCTTTCAAGAACGGTATTCTATGCCTACTTTATTGAGCATTCAAACTAAAAGGAATTTCTTTTGTCATTAGGGAAAATTGATGTCATATGTCACTTCACTGATCTCTCTCATGTTGAACTCTCTAGGATTATCAGCATTTCTCGGGTACCAGAATGGTTCTTGATCTAGCCGAAACACCTGCAAACCTTTTTGAGTGAGTATAGCTTGTTGGTAATTGAGGCGCATGTTGTCCAATAATGCAGATTATTGTCTTTGGGGAGGATCCATGATGAAACATGAAAGTCAATGGTTCTTGTGCACTCTCAGGTACTATGCATGGGATTATCGAGTTCTGAGGACATTTGCTAGACATTATTCGTCTGGTGAAGTGATACCTGAGAAACTGGTAGAGTCAATGAACGGTGCCAGAAGGATGTTTGCAGTGACAGAGTTGCAGCGTCAGGTATAATATATTGTGTGGCTTGTCACCTACTTTCCAAACAATAATGGTAGCTATGCTCTAAACATGCATGCTTATTGTTTTCTTGTAAATTAACTCTCTGTTTTGAATAAATTCAATTCAAAATGGAAAGGGAATTGCGCATGTTTTTGCTGATGAGTAATTTCCTAGTCTCTGTTGAAGCACTCTGTGCTTAATGTTTGCTTGTCTTCCCTTCAGATATTCTTCTCATTGATTGACCAGACGCTTTTTGGGGAACAATCAGCCCCTCAAAGGGATACAGTTTCAATTGTTGCAGACTTAAAACAGCAGTACACCAGTTGGAACCATGTAGAGGGTACTCATTGGCATACTCGGTTCAATCACCTTATAAATTACGGCGCAGGTACTTTCCTTCTTCCCTCTACTTCTCCAGGCACATGCTAGCTTCTTTGTATTTAGGTAATTTGAATCTGCAGGCTTTTCTTTTCTGTGAATTTCGAGTGGCTCATTTATCTTTCTGTAGGTGATATTCACAATCCAACTATGCTTTCTATCAACCATCTTCACATTAACGATAATTTGGGATTGGTGAGTGTAGGTTACTATAGCTATCTGTATGCAAAGTGTTTTGCTGCGACCATATGGCAGGAGGTATGCCTTGAGGACCCGTTGTGCTTGAACACAGGATCTGTCCTGAGAACAGAATTCCTGCAGCATGGAGGTGCAAAAGACCCGTCTCATCTGTTGAAGGATTTCATGGGCGACCGTGTTTTAAGATGTTGTAATGGGGGAATAGTCCCTGATGCTAGCAGCCTGTTTATAGAGATGAACTTGTGACAGATTGGTAGTTCCTCTTGCAGAGTAGCAGCAGGCAATTCATCTTTTCAAGCTGAGAGGTGGGGACAGATAGGATAGTCAGTCGCTGGAATGATGGTTCCCCATATCATAGTGAGCAGCAATGGAGGGGCGTGCCCAAAGGTGTTGAGGGAGTGATACTGAACCACTTTTAGGTGTATGGTGGGCAGTTCTGGCTCCAGATGAAGATGCCTTGGTGAATTGTTAACAATATGCTTGTCTGGGTGGCTGTGATCACCATTAATTCTGAGCTTGTCTAGTTTCAAGATAATGCAATGCTTGGCTAGAAAACTGCATTTGCATTCAGATTGGCATTAGCAGGTACATGTAGGGCCTACCATTCTGTGATCCTGGCCATCCATCTAGTTGGGCCCATCACGGATTGGTTATGCTCTAAAAGAACTTCCATCTTGGATGGTGTCCGTTAGCTGATGGCAGGTGCTGAAATTGGTGATTGAAGAGACTATAGTAGCTTGTATGTAGGGCAGGCAATGGGCCAAGCCTGGGCAAAGGCGAAGGCAATTTTGAATGGGCTCATCCGGCTAGCTCAAAGAGTCAAAATCCATGCAGGAGCAAACCCCAGCCCACATGTTGGAGCTCTATTCAGATGCAGTGGGAGAAGTCCGTTTGGATGGATGGGAATGTTGGAGATCTTTGGTCCATTAACACCGCGTGTCCCACATGATGAAAGCGCTGGTAATTCCGTCCAGATATTAtatatacctctctctctctctctctctctctcccttcaggTCACTGGTTAGATTCTAAGGTGATGtaataatttcaattttgcaGCGTTGGATCAATTTAATGGATGGCCCGGCTTATCTGTTGTGACTTCTCCATGGGGACCGTATTTGCTGGGAAAGTATGATACGCTGCAAAATATAGCTAGTTTGCCACGCACTGTGATTACTTCTCGATCATTCATCTTATGTTAGATAAATCCATGCCTCTACAGGTCACTGCGCGAGCCAACCTAGCATGTTTCGGTGAACCACGCAGTGCACCAGGACCCCCAAGAGAAGATGCCTACTTGCTAGATTGACGTGTGTAGAGATGCGGGAGGGCTTAGCCCAACGGCAGATGCAACGGGACTGGCCGGATTAAGGAAATTGTTACATTTAAGGAGTGGTGGTTACCCACGTCTGTGCACACGTGCACGTACACGAACTGGACAGTTAAAATCGTTGGCCCCTTCTGGAGGTAGCGAAGCCCAAATCAAACTGATCGGGGCATCTTTACCTTGGTTGAATTTAAGAGTGTGAACATCCTTTCAACTGTCCATTCCATGGCCACCAAGCGGATGGTCAGGTTCATCTTGTGTGGTTTGACTGGTTTCTCTGGATATGCTCCATGCAAactggggcccatgatttggatcgTATTGGCTGCCCTACAGGCATGGCGTGGCGTCTGTGCCAACATGACatgagtagaggtgggcatttttgaaccgatccggtggatccgacccgatcagacccgatccgacccgttccgaacagaaccgacggcctggatcgggtaggatcgggtaagatcatttagatccgactagttttcggatcgagatcggatagtggttaatccggaccgttccgatccgaatagatccggaccgttccgatccggccagatccggagtaaaaaacaatatttttactttttcttatggtgtggtccacttgagctttgaatattcgtcaattttgggttcaacagctaaaataatctgagaaaacaaatggacggcatggatacaccacatgcattcatggtgggccccagcagAGTTCACTCAGATATGAGAATGGGTTACTTGCACGGCACGTCAAGCGGGCAACAGCTGTTTACTTGCTTTACAAGTTAATACGGTAGGTTGTGGGAGTATGTATTaaagtggcttaaccaagttacttgggccccaccatgatgtatgttatgtatccaaccttccatccatttggagagatcatttcagggcaatatccaaagaatgaatgaaatccaaagctccagcggACCCCAATATAGAAAGTTTTttggacagtgatgcccaccattaaaaacttttaaaggctacaaaagttttagattaacgtggtatttgtgttttcccttatttctttatttttaacttttgaataggttggatttcaaataaacattacggtgggccttagaatagtttcaacggtggaaatcattctccccacttttttctgtgatgtggtctactacagatttttatctacatcattatttggctcatgccctaaaatgatatctcaaaattgatcgacggtgtggatgtaacacatacagcatagtggggcccacagaacttggttacGTTACATCAGTAGCCTTGAGAGTTGAGGCTGCCTGCCGATGGGACAACACATGCAGCATGCAtttatacaaattttttatagtcatgtggggcccacctgatgtatatatgttatctaagccgttcatccattttgacatatcaatttaggcgttgaacaaaaaattatgatacattgaagattaaagtggaccacaccatatgaaatgatccgaatagtgtccaacccgatccgactcaattttcttcaccgagtcagactcggatcgggtcaaataaaTCAAGTATCGGATCTATCCGAGTCCAGTGACTTGGACTcagtctcggatcggatcgatttcgggtcCACCTGTTAAaatttcggatctgatcgggttaTGCTAAATCCGGTCCGACCCGGACCGTTGCCCAGCTCTTTACATGAGCATGGAGGAAGCGGACGTCCTACTGCCAGGACGGACTGGGTCCGGTAGGGACTCTGTGGGGTCTGCCGCCATGCAagt
Coding sequences within:
- the LOC131232436 gene encoding mitochondrial intermediate peptidase, mitochondrial isoform X5; translated protein: MSALIRRKAPIFHCKLSLYRKFTTRSVFDVSVSAENADNGLYGFEILKTAKGFRRFVDEAIERSGELISHISQLPPSIEIIRVMDEISDTVCSVVDSAELCRNTHPDREFVEEANKASLKIYEYLHFLNTNHDLYNAVIKAEREGLLQTKEAQRAAHTLRVDFEKGGIHLCAGKLERVNQLNIEIAQLGRDFSENIITDPGFVDIFPASRIPKHMQHLLKPIYRTMSGASKEPLGSRDMVKEKGFRVTTDPGTLSSILKWASDAEFLEYFGISLQVRKQSYTSGNSVPRANLGVLDKLIAARHELAEIMGYKSYAQFAVHPNIASSPEVVMPFLLDLSKIVRHKADEEFKAIRDFKRKICNEDCADLEPWDEAYFMGMMKSSTFNLDSSGDLGYLYLDLYSRKGKYPGCAHFAIKGGRRLSETEYQLPVVALVCNFSASPGSSTARLNHWEVETLFHEFGHALHSLLSRTDYQHFSGTRMVLDLAETPANLFEYYAWDYRVLRTFARHYSSGEVIPEKLVESMNGARRMFAVTELQRQIFFSLIDQTLFGEQSAPQRDTVSIVADLKQQYTSWNHVEGTHWHTRFNHLINYGAGDIHNPTMLSINHLHINDNLGLVSVGYYSYLYAKCFAATIWQEVCLEDPLCLNTGSVLRTEFLQHGGAKDPSHLLKDFMGDRVLRCCNGGIVPDASSLFIEMNL
- the LOC131232436 gene encoding mitochondrial intermediate peptidase, mitochondrial isoform X1, encoding MSALIRRKAPIFHCKLSLYRKFTTRSVFDVSVSAENADNGLYGFEILKTAKGFRRFVDEAIERSGELISHISQLPPSIEIIRVMDEISDTVCSVVDSAELCRNTHPDREFVEEANKASLKIYEYLHFLNTNHDLYNAVIKAEREGLLQTKEAQRAAHTLRVDFEKGGIHLCAGKLERVNQLNIEIAQLGRDFSENIITDPGFVDIFPASRIPKHMQHLLKPIYRTMSGASKEPLGSRDMVKEKGFRVTTDPGTLSSILKWASDAEFLEYFGISLQVRKQSYTSGNSVPRANLGVLDKLIAARHELAEIMGYKSYAQFAVHPNIASSPEVVMPFLLDLSKIVRHKADEEFKAIRDFKRKICNEDCADLEPWDEAYFMGMMKSSTFNLDSSVVASYFPLSQCIEGLKVLVKSLFGATFRNIPLGPGESWHPDVLKMSLHHPEEGDLGYLYLDLYSRKGKYPGCAHFAIKGGRRLSETEYQLPVVALVCNFSASPGSSTARLNHWEVETLFHEFGHALHSLLSRTDYQHFSGTRMVLDLAETPANLFEYYAWDYRVLRTFARHYSSGEVIPEKLVESMNGARRMFAVTELQRQIFFSLIDQTLFGEQSAPQRDTVSIVADLKQQYTSWNHVEGTHWHTRFNHLINYGAGDIHNPTMLSINHLHINDNLGLVSVGYYSYLYAKCFAATIWQEVCLEDPLCLNTGSVLRTEFLQHGGAKDPSHLLKDFMGDRVLRCCNGGIVPDASSLFIEMNL
- the LOC131232436 gene encoding mitochondrial intermediate peptidase, mitochondrial isoform X2; translated protein: MSALIRRKAPIFHCKLSLYRKFTTRSVFDVSVSAENADNGLYGFEILKTAKGFRRFVDEAIERSGELISHISQLPPSIEIIRVMDEISDTVCSVVDSAELCRNTHPDREFVEEANKASLKIYEYLHFLNTNHDLYNAVIKAEREGLLQTKEAQRAAHTLRVDFEKGGIHLCAGKLERVNQLNIEIAQLGRDFSENIITDPGFVDIFPASRIPKHMQHLLKPIYRTMSGASKEPLGSRDMVKEKGFRVTTDPGTLSSILKWASDAEVRKQSYTSGNSVPRANLGVLDKLIAARHELAEIMGYKSYAQFAVHPNIASSPEVVMPFLLDLSKIVRHKADEEFKAIRDFKRKICNEDCADLEPWDEAYFMGMMKSSTFNLDSSVVASYFPLSQCIEGLKVLVKSLFGATFRNIPLGPGESWHPDVLKMSLHHPEEGDLGYLYLDLYSRKGKYPGCAHFAIKGGRRLSETEYQLPVVALVCNFSASPGSSTARLNHWEVETLFHEFGHALHSLLSRTDYQHFSGTRMVLDLAETPANLFEYYAWDYRVLRTFARHYSSGEVIPEKLVESMNGARRMFAVTELQRQIFFSLIDQTLFGEQSAPQRDTVSIVADLKQQYTSWNHVEGTHWHTRFNHLINYGAGDIHNPTMLSINHLHINDNLGLVSVGYYSYLYAKCFAATIWQEVCLEDPLCLNTGSVLRTEFLQHGGAKDPSHLLKDFMGDRVLRCCNGGIVPDASSLFIEMNL